TTTCGTATAAAGCCCGCGAATAGGTGAGTAAAAAATGTCaatagattttgaaaaaaattgttagaaaaTTGAAGTATGATTTCCGATGGGCATGAAATAAAAAGTACACCAAGTACCTGGAACGTTAATTTGCCTATCACGCATTCGTCCTATATTACGCAGTATCAGGCTTTTGGTCAATTGTGTGACTCGTCTACAAATACGTAACATATAAAGCATGAACTGTACTTGTGTACGTACCTCGTGTACTGCACGCGCTTGTACACACTACACACTCATAGCCGCCCATGATGTTATATATCGTATCGTCATCATCAGAGAAGTGAAGTGAGGTAGAGGCCACCCACTCTTTCCCACAGCAGGTTTTTCCCACGCCCCCCAGGGTAACCCCAACATCCTTTTGCGGCAGCAATTCCACGGTACCTACGGGGCAGAGGGGAGTAGCTCACGTCAGGTGGGGAACAAGAGGGGAAACTGGAGGCGCTTGGGTCGACCAGGCCATTGTACTACAACAGTGAAACAATAGAATCTGCAGCTCACTGACGTAACTAACCATTTAAGTCCCGTAGCAACTGTCGATGTGCTTTCAATTAGAGTAATTAGACCTTTAACGAATCGAGCATCGTTGTTAAAACTTTCTATATCAATTAAAGTTTGTAGCGTTACTTTTCTCCTAGAGAAATATAAAGTGTAACTTTACGAGAAATCTTGAGCAATCGGAGCAAAGGGAACGTACTTGATGAGTAACTGCCCTCTATTTCCTAATAATTACGGTCTATCTCCGAAGTTTAGACGTGAATTCTCTTCTACGATTACTGTTAGTCATAGGAAAGGGGATTCGAAACGTTTTAACGCGACATGCGTGAAGCATTTCTATCTCAAGGACTCTGCTGTGCTCTATAGATACGTTCCTGATGTGGCCACTTACGCGCGGTAGTAATAACTTTACGTTGTCGGTGCGGACTTAGTTACTCGCCGAGTACCGTCGGGAAAGGTTCTGCGTTGCTTCGTGGGCTCGTTCCAACGGGTGTTCTTCGTTCGTAACTAGGTAGTCGGGCATCGACGAGATCGCAAGAATGTTTTGAACTTGACAAGCATATTGTCATCACGGGCCTGATTGTAGGAAATTTTAGGCAGTGCTCCGAGACGCTATGTTCGGATCTCGGATTTAaagtggcgcgcgcgcgcggcgaaATTGTTTCTAAGGGTTGGCAGTACTGTTCGGAAAATTCGGAAAGTGAACAGGTGTTTTTTGAATGGATTAGGGAGAATAGTCGACGAGGACGCAAAAGGATTTGCGAATGGTGAAGGATCGACGGTCGCTGGGATATTTGTGATTCAACGACCACTTAGAAAATGCATTGGGATTTATGTTTAGATTCAAGCTTTTGTAGAAAATGAGGTGAGTGCGATGAACGTAACCTGTTTCTCTCCACTGTAACCTTCCCTGTGccgaaaaggtaaataaacgacTGTGTTAGTGTGTTGATAATTATTTCAGGAGGGCATCGCGTCAACTTTTTATGCGTAAAATATTCTCAGCTCGCTGCTTAGATTGACAACTTGTGCGGGGAGCGAATATAAGCTTGAATTTCTGTTATCAAAATAACTGCacaagcctttatttttagtacATTCTCTTCGTGTGCAACCCTCGGCTTTTAattagttttctttttatattaattgcaATTAGCAGTGAATATCGTACGTAATATTAATGCTGTAAatgcttgaaaatttaaatggaTTTGACATCTGCATATTGATGCAAACTTTTGCAATCCAAAGCAGTTGCCAGTTTGCTCTGTCTGTTTTGCGTGGTACAATGCTTTTGCATTTCTATTCTTGGTGCATTCAATTAAGAGCTAACAGTCTACGCATGTAACTGTAGCTAGGCAATTGGATTGGCAAGTTTCGCCAGGAAATACGAGTTCCTCTATTTTTCTGGGATATCACTCTTATACGTATGTTGAACTGCTATTTAGTAAAGTAGAGAGAACTATGCAAGCTTTTCGCAAGCAATTGTAGGTTCCTTTTTGTGCCCAATAATGGAAATGGAGGTGCATTGCGTAAAAGTTGCTATCATTTCAATAGAAAACAGTAAAGTGATACCTTTGTGCTTACAGAAACATAGCCAGAGTTGTAGAGACACGGCGAATAAGGTTGATTTAATTCATGCAGGAAAAATGAGCTCAGCTTGGTTCCCACAGTATATACGCGTGTTTCCTCTTTCCTGTACTAAGACTAGCAATTCTTGGCAGGTTATTTAAAAGATACCTAGAGTTAATTACATCTTGTatcatgaaaaacaaaaatcttTCTCACGCTAAAGCTTGAAACGAGCGACGGCTCGTATGTTTCTGCATTTATTCAAATGCGTGCGCCTAATAACACTGCGCCGTTTCGCATTATACTAAATGACGTTGGAACATGTTTCTGAAATTACTCTGAACTTTCTACGAGTTGGCACATTTGTCTCCATAGCCTTTGCGGATTAATAACAATGGCTATATTTAAGAGAGACACGCGCCGCGCAGTCCGGTAACAGGGAAGGCTAAGCATCGTAATTGTGCCTGATTGAATTTATTTCAGGTAGAGCGGCAGAGGCAATTATGAGATGCACAGATGACAAGGATAGCACGCAGCCAACCTAGCGATTCGGTGGAATTCTGTGGTAGAACGAACCAAAGTGGAAGTTAAATATGCCACACCAGTTTGGGTTGCCTACGATGGCGCACGGAATGCAGTCTCCTCCTTCGCCAACTTCGGTGATGTCGGTTTATCCGCGATTCGGATCCGGTGTCTACAGACCGGATCACCAGGATCAAAGGTTGACACGCGAGGCAATGGAGCGTTATTTGCGCGATAGGAGCGACATGGTTATCGTGATTCTTCACGCGAAGGTTGCGCAAAAATCGTACGGTAACGAGAAACGGTTCTTCTGTCCCCCGCCGTGTATCTACCTGTTCGGTGATGGGTGGAGAATGCGGCAGGAGCAGATGCTTCGCGAGGGGGAGAGCGAGCAATCGGCGCAACTCTGCGCGTTCATCGGTATCGGTAATTCCGACCAGGACATGCAACAACTGGACCTGAATAACGGCAAACAGTATTGCGCGGCAAAGACACTGTACATATCCGACTCGGACAAGAGGAAACACTTTATGCTCTCTGTGAAGATGTTTTACGGTAGCGGGCACGACATCGGGGTGTTTCACAGTAAAAGGATCAAAGTGATCTCGAAGCCGTCGAAGAAGAAGCAGTCGTTGAAGAACGCCGATCTCTGTATCGCGAGCGGAACGAAGGTGGCACTGTTCAATCGATTGCGATCCCAGACGGTGAGCACGCGGTATCTTCACGTGGAGAACGGAAACTTTCACGCTAGTTCGACGCAATGGGGTGCGTTCACGATACACTTGCTGGACGATAACGAGAGCGAGTCGGAGGAGTTTCAGGTGCGGGACGGGTACGTGCACTACGGGAGCACGGTGAAATTGGTATGTTCCGTAACGGGAATGGCACTACCGCGTTTAGTAATTCGTAAGGTGGACAAACAGATGGCCAGCCTAGAAGCCGACGATCCTGTATCGCAGCTCCACAAATGCGCCTTCTATATGAAAGACACCGATCACATGTACCTCTGTTTGTCCCAAGAGCGCATAATACAATTCCAGGCGACCCCGTGCCCGAAGGAGGCGAACAAAGAGATGATCAACGACGGCGCCTGCTGGACGATAATCAGCACTGACAAAGCGGAGTATCAATTCTTCGAGGGCATGGGTCCGGTGAGATCGCCCGTCACGCCGGTCCCGCTCGTTCACAGTTTGCACTTGAACGGCGGCGGCGATGTCGCGATGCTCGAGCTAACCGGAGACAACTTTACGCCGAATCTTCAGGTATGGTTCGGCGACGTAGAGGCCGAGACAATGTACAGATGCCAGGAGAGCATGCTGTGCGTGGTCCCCGACATATCGCAATTCAGGGGCGAGTGGCTGTGGGTTAGGCAGCCGACTCAAGTCCCTGTCTCGTTGGTCCGCAACGACGGTATCATCTACGCGACGGGCTTAACATTCACCTATACCCCGGAGCCTGGGCCACGACCCCATTGTCCACCGGCGGACGAAATCATGAGAGCTCCGCGTGCCATGCACAATCAGGCTAGTATGCCGCCCGCGATCGCGGACGTACCGTGGAACACGCATCAACCGCCACAGCCGGGTCTCTGATGTCCCACGGGCAATCATAGTGCGCATCACCAAAGTTCACGACGCAGCCAGACGAACACTCCTTCGAACGTTATTCATTCGCGAGGCGATCGAGAGGAGACTGTCGATAACGATCCAACCAGTGACCAGGGTGTCTCGACGACCTACGCGCCGAAAGACCTGTTGCTCCGGGTCGATGGCGCGCCGACGAAATTAGACAATACaaaaacgacgacgacgacgtagcAGCTAGAGAGCTAAACAGCTGAAGCATCGCGCGCCGTCCTCTTCTCCGTTCAGGAAGTGTATCGTTTCCCTTTGTTCATACAACCTGTACGTTCGTAGCTTTAAGCGTTGAGATACAAATTTACACAGAGAAGATAATAATTTATAACGGTTCTAGGATTAAAAGCTTTGTACGAATGTGAATACTTAGCTAATCACGTGGCAGGAAAGATTGAGAGGAGAATTTCGTAGGACGGATTCGAGATCTAAATAGGCTTGTATCGGTCGCGATGTAGCACACCACAGGGTGTCTCCTATGTCGTACACGACCAGCCGCCAAAACATACGGTTTGGTCCGTGCAATTGCATATCAATCGCTAAAGGTGGTTGGGCATTCGACGTTAATTACACTCGTTCCCAGAAGGTAAATAAATGCTTGTTTGGGTTGAACTCTCGACTGTAATACTGGAAACGCTAGCCTTGGAAATGTCGATGTTGAAGTGCGCGGAATCGTTGGAAACTAGAATTCACGATTCGATCGAATTCGCGTGACTTCCCCCTTTCTCCCCCCTAGCATCGGAAGCTGTCCTGGACTTTCTGTGTTTGTCTACGGCTCCTAATAACGcacgttattattttatgtacatagcgACGTACGATTCACACGATGGTCATAATTACATTTTACTATGGTTACTTGTAATGTCTGAGGTACATCTTGATTAGTTTCGCAAAATTATTTACATGACATAGGAATAATTGTAGCTTTAAAGTGGCAGAAAGTAAAGGGCGAGTCTTTGAGGATCCTGCCAAACTAATCAGCACCGATAGATTTTGCGTGGTATTCGGCGGGTGCCACGGTTTCACTCTACCAACATCattatttatttgcagaattccCGTCGTCTCGCTGGTGAAACCTTTGTTTGCTTCTTTAACGTATGAAAATAGCGCGCACGTTTCCCATTAGTCTCGCTACCTGTCGACGATATATCGGTTCCTTGTAATTTTATACAACTCGCAGAGACAAAAGTGTGCTGGTTTTGGGAAGCACGTATGCAACGGTGCATATTGAAATGGGCGCGAGACGAAAGATAAGTCCTACGCATATACGTTTCTATGTCTCTCTATGTTTTACAATAAATTAGACGCAGATTTATATAACCAAGTCTTTGCTTTACGACCTCTCTGTTACGTCCATGTCCCAAGATTCGACTTTCGTGTTACGATTAAGTGCGGAGGAGTCTTCTTAGATTCGATACTTTAAGGAGAGTCGCTAGCTTTGTAAAATAGGTATGCTAGGTAGACGACGCGAGAGAACGACAGGCGGAATTCTCGTTTTAAGAGGGACGGGTCTGTTAAGTCGGAAGGTGCGAAACTGTTGGGTGGAAGTGGTGCGTTTCTCGAATCCTCGACTTGATCGGCTCAGTAGAGTACAGACTTTTTTTCTAGATACCATCGAATACAATTATCTACAACAGGAAGCGAGATAAGATCGCTTTGGGAATTGTCTTCCCGAAGAGATCCATTGTAAAAGAAGAATGTCGGTATACGTATGCCATGGGAATTTACCCACGATTAAAATTTGCACCGAGTACCTGAAGAACACGATTATCTTTATTCACAGTAATAAATTGcgagttaataataattacatccTTACATGTATCATTGGACGGATAATCAACGAATAACCATTGTTATTCGTTCCACCGGAAAACAGTTTCGAATAGATTTACGTCCATGCGTAAGTGTACCTACGTATGTAGGTAGCTTTGAAGTTTCTCGAGTTCTCGATCGCATAGTTTTAGTTGCACACAAAGTTTTGTCCTTGCCTCGAAATGACAGATTCTTCGATTACATCTCAttct
This region of Andrena cerasifolii isolate SP2316 chromosome 4, iyAndCera1_principal, whole genome shotgun sequence genomic DNA includes:
- the Su(h) gene encoding recombining binding protein suppressor of hairless, translated to MPHQFGLPTMAHGMQSPPSPTSVMSVYPRFGSGVYRPDHQDQRLTREAMERYLRDRSDMVIVILHAKVAQKSYGNEKRFFCPPPCIYLFGDGWRMRQEQMLREGESEQSAQLCAFIGIGNSDQDMQQLDLNNGKQYCAAKTLYISDSDKRKHFMLSVKMFYGSGHDIGVFHSKRIKVISKPSKKKQSLKNADLCIASGTKVALFNRLRSQTVSTRYLHVENGNFHASSTQWGAFTIHLLDDNESESEEFQVRDGYVHYGSTVKLVCSVTGMALPRLVIRKVDKQMASLEADDPVSQLHKCAFYMKDTDHMYLCLSQERIIQFQATPCPKEANKEMINDGACWTIISTDKAEYQFFEGMGPVRSPVTPVPLVHSLHLNGGGDVAMLELTGDNFTPNLQVWFGDVEAETMYRCQESMLCVVPDISQFRGEWLWVRQPTQVPVSLVRNDGIIYATGLTFTYTPEPGPRPHCPPADEIMRAPRAMHNQASMPPAIADVPWNTHQPPQPGL